The window acttcattgaacctctattgaaactgttggaaaaatatcttcaaAGGATTTTTACTGAAATTAGATtttaacgagatgatttgatttatatattGTTTTGAAAGCATACTGTACTTACTGTGATGTTATGACGTGGATTTATGTGTTTCTTAcagctcagcctttatttacttttattacttactgggttggcgtactcacattacttcctgcaccttgtgtgcaaatccaagAGTTGCGGGTCGTGATAGCGAGCACTTATCCTTCATCCATCGCGGATATTCGGAGTCGGCAAGGTAGCTACATGGAGATCGCAGCCTTGCTCTTCTCCCACTTATCTTCCTTAGACTATATTAGTATTTTTCAGAATGTGATAGTCTTAGTTGTATTCAGACattccttagtagatgctcgtgacttgtgacaccccaatgtcgggcctTTGTTCTTTCCGCACTTATTTAGACTTATGTTgtgaaattttattaattaatagttTAGAACATCTTTATTATGAAATATTGATTTGTTTTGGTTTGTACCGGCtagcctagtttcatgataggcgccatcacgaccgacttggttttggggtcgtgacaagtgctTAATAAATCCTTTttctaaaatttaaatatttaaaaattaattcatAGTGAATTCTCAAACTAAAAATTTCAAAAGTCAACAtttttttgattgtttatttttatttcacaaTCTTTTCCCTTTGTCGTTTATTGAGAAACAAATACACTTTAGACCTTTGTCCGCAAAATGCAAAGTACAAAAAGATTTGGCCTCTAATTCTTACTTTTCTTCCGCGTTTGCATTGTTGGAGCTACCCACTTCGATCAATTAGCCAAGAGTTTGACCGGATACGAAATCACTGGTGCTCTCTGATCTATCAATGGAAAGATCTCCATATGTGGCGTGATAAGGAATCCTAGAAAAGATCAATTGCGACTCCCTCTACGGTCCCACCAATTCAATAAAAGAATATCTTATTTACTAGAATCGGTTGCTACTAATCCGGGTTACCTCAGAGATAGAGCCATTAGGCGAGAAAAAAGAAGGTAGTTAGTACACTAACTGAGTTCCGACATCTTACTTTACTAGTTTCATTTCCGTATGATAGTCACCCGTTTCTCGGTAAAGCAGAATGAGCAGCTTCTTTCTTTGTCTAGATCAGGGTGTCGACATCACACATATAGCATGTGTGCCGTGAGTGAGAGGGTGGTCGTAGATCAGCCATCAGCTCTTCTTGAAAAATTATCAAACATGATGACTCCCAAAGCCTTAGACTAAGATAGTACCACAAAGCAGGGGTTAACATAAATAACTCTGTCATAGAAGCTGTTCCTAGGAAAGATTATGGGTCTCGGGTATCCAATCAATTAAACCCATAAATCGGGGAAGCTTAAACGGAAATGAAAGAGGAGGGTGAGTCTGTTTTGTCTTTATGTGACCtgtctttctttccctttttcttatcGAAATATCTTTTTCTCCTTTATGCttaattctttcatttttattttatttttgtgtattctttaatttattcttttcaagttagtttttaattttagattattatttttttggtatcTCTCTAGCTtagttttattttgaaaactctATTCTAGCTCTTTATAATATAATAAGTATTTGTGATCTGTTATGTAGTTTTAGGTTTTTAAACAATAgcattatattatttatatttttattttttgaattattgGAAACTAAGATATTATTTTTATAACTCTACTTATATTCCATCATAGTGATGTTTTTTATTACGCAAACATAGTAGATATCACCAAAACATCACATAATACCCCAATACACACAAAAAAATGATTAACAAGAACAACCCCTACACTAAACTCCTGCTATGTGCAGGATACGGCTAGGGAAGAGAGAAACCTTGACCATGTTGGTCTGTTGTAGATAGCCTTACTTTGCATTTCTGCaaaatattatttctgtggtTTGTACCTGTGACATCCTAGTCACACGACGACAACTTTTATCGTTGCACCAAGGTtaacctttaaaaataaataacacgaacaattattaaaaaaaaaaaaaaaaaaaaactagtacTAGCTTTTATTCAGCCTTCCACTTTCCATTTGCATAACCATAACCACGCTCAGTACCATAGTTCTTCACCTTCAAGAGCAGGTCTTCCAATCCCTTCTTCAACATTGAAGCCTCGGAGTAGTTCATCTTCTCTATAGGACCCTTGAACCACTCTTGTTGGCTCTCTACACTCTTATTCATTTGCTTGAGTTTGCTTTTCAAGTTTAATTCAAAATCCAATTGGTCTTGCAGAGAATTGAGTCGTGTGTTAAGTTCTCTAGAATTGGCTTTTCGGAACATCTGGACATACTTGTCATCAATGCCGGGTGATGATGGTGATGGAGGCCTTTCTTCGCCAACATATTTGTTGATGGTTTCATTTACATTTGGATGACCAAAAGAGTAAGGCTTGCTACCTATAGAGCGAGAGGAGAGAAATCAGTAATATAAAATAGGGTAAGAGGAGAGAAATCAGTTTATCTACTGTTATAACGCCTCCCACACCCAATCTTCTTTTTTATGATGCTTTAATTTTACGTGAAATTAATTATCATATTCAAGATCTTATATTTGCATATATAGTTAtgatgatgcatgtacatttatGCTTAAAAAGTTATATTTGTTGATTCTATATCATGTATATATAGATGACAAAAAAATGTAATGAGGCTTGTAATTACCTTGTGGACACACGATGATGCCAACTTCAGCACCAGTCATAGTAGCAAGCTCGTTTGCTTTCTTGAAGACACTATTTCGGCGTTTTGAGAAAGTCACTTGTcgattattttgattttctatccTTGCGAGACGAACACTTTTGCGACCCTTAATCAGTCTAGTACTCATTCTCAAGGATAATGATGATATAACTAGTATTTATTACTAAGAGTTACTATGTGATATGAACTTTGTAATGCAAAAGTCTTGTATTTATAGAGTTTATCCAACATATTGAAGCctttggtttttcaattttggTAGATCATAGATATGAATCCAGTTCATTTTTTTAGTGTTCACATGTTATGAGGCAAGTAAATTTAGATAACTAATAATAGTGGTGACTGTACTctccatttttcaaaaatatttcaaaatttacCTCTACAATATTGTAATGGTCAAGTCAATTTCCAGGCCCAGGCCCGAACCAGAGATGATTTGGTATTATAGCCTTATTATTATTTGATACTCTCTTGATAATATCCCTTAATTTGCAAATGGATGAATAAGTATCCTAGTTTAGTTtaccattatttttatttttattatcattttaaattttgaattttttggtaaCTTTTGAGTTCTCACTGAAGATTATGACATGTTTTTATTTATATTCACTTTTTAGTTATTTTCAGTTTTTGGTAATATTCAAGCTGTCGCGGAAGATTAGGACATGTTTCAATATTCTTGTTCGGTTTACTAGTGCTTTTAGttatattctttttttctttgttattttccTATTTTTGGTGTCGCGCAATATTATGACATGTTTCAATATTTACATCAAATTGGCGGTTATCATATATAAAATCACCgcaatttattaattaaacatATAAATAGATACAATTTGGTACAAGCACCAATATATGGATATATAATCAAATTTTTTCCTCTTACAAATAGTCATAATTAGAAATTTAGTTTCAGGGAAGCAAGTACTATacatcttttctttttgttttgataATGGAAAAATCCCCGTAAAACCAATGACCACGCTCAAAACTCAGCGGGCaaatttctttccttccttttcCCATTTTACTAAATACAATATAGTCTATTTAATTATCTATTGACTCTAATATAAGACCTAGAGTCACcgtaatattttatcaatttatttaATTCCCTACAATCGCTAAAAGCTTATAAAGATTTATAAGATTTAATGCTTCAAACATGTATAGATaagaaatgtcacgacccaaatcccatattaggtcatgatggtgcccaacaccattgttaggTAATCAA of the Nicotiana tabacum cultivar K326 chromosome 7, ASM71507v2, whole genome shotgun sequence genome contains:
- the LOC107803265 gene encoding agamous-like MADS-box protein AGL62 — protein: MSTRLIKGRKSVRLARIENQNNRQVTFSKRRNSVFKKANELATMTGAEVGIIVCPQGSKPYSFGHPNVNETINKYVGEERPPSPSSPGIDDKYVQMFRKANSRELNTRLNSLQDQLDFELNLKSKLKQMNKSVESQQEWFKGPIEKMNYSEASMLKKGLEDLLLKVKNYGTERGYGYANGKWKAE